The DNA window CACTGCAGTCAGATGACGGTCAATGCAAAAGGTGACATGTCTTGCAGTTGGAGGAGGCTTGCTGAATGCTTTGAATCTTGGTGATCTTATATATCATGGCTGTGTATGCAATGGTGGTTTGCTCAATTCCcgcagtttttttatttcccataGTTTCTCTTGGACAAGGGTCATTCTCCTTCTCTATGCTGCAGCTATTTCTGCCAGGCATGCTCGGGTCGATGAAGGCTGGGTGGGGTGCCACACTATTGTCTCGTCGTTCCTTCGGGGAGCTCTGCGTCTTCGTCCTCGAGATGCGCTATAGTTCTCTATTTAATAAGATGGTTCTTTTTATGCATTAAAACATAAATCTAAAAACATACGTGTAAACCAACCCTCCATACCAAACCCCCCCCATGTGTAATAAATTAAGGGCCTGAAATGTGCTCCGCATAAAAGTTACTCAGTGCTAACTGTTCCCTTTTTCAGTTGTGGTTTAAAAGCAGCCTCTGATaacatttcttcattttctccttttctgtttttcccTAAACAAAGAGCTAGCTGGGCAATAATGTAGTGGTTCAGCTCCGCTACCTAATAGGCAGAGCTTTGAGGCAATACTGGTTGATGATGGATGAAGACATTCCCACCATTAAGCCCAGACGAATCCAGAATCAAAATGTGGTCTATCGGCTTGAGAAGCGTCGGATCTGTTCGGGCCGTTCGGGTGCTCACTGGTACGGAGTACGCTGCTTCCACCAGAACCTGTTTCCCAACTTTACGGTGGTCAACGTGGAAAAGCCGCCCTGTTTCCTGAGGAAGTTCTCACCTGATGGACGCTGTTTCATCGCCTTCTCATCTGACCAGACGTCTCTAGAGGTCAAAttcaatttattgttttcaataTGCTAGCCGTTGGTGTGGTCAATGAACTTGGCTTTCCCCAAAATTAAATTTTCACACAATTTTCAGgtgtagtattttttttttttaagttaactttttttttagtcactaaatcaccatttaaaaaacacattttatgtttactaggattatttttgataatttacacttttcttttttaatcgaATTCAATAAATTGATGACACTATGCAAACAAATAAGAATTTGAGAACAGGAAGAAACAACCAGAGACAGagaaaaagttttgaaataatttatcTTGATATCatcgatgacatcacaaaaccctatcattttaaatgtttgtatgttttttttgactGATGTGAGCTGGTCAGAAGCTATTGACAACAATTACTAAGAACTCTTCATATATTGATTGATCCTTTTTAGATTTATGAATACCAAGGCTGCCAAGCTGCCCAGGACTTGCTGAGAGGCCAGGAGAGTGAAACTCTTTTAACAGCCAATGACCAGCGCTCCCTCAACATCCGAGGCCGCCTATTTGAACGTTTTTTCTCCTTGCTCCACGTGACCAATGTGGCGTCGAATGGAGAGCACCTCAACCGCGAATGTAGCCTCTTCACTGACGACTGCCGCTATGTCATTGTTGGCTCAGCTGTGTATGTCCCCGAGGAGCCACAACCGTACTTCTTTGAGGTACGGCATGGAAATCGTAACTGCCGTGCAAAATCAAAACCGCTAAATCCAGTCAGTCTCTTGTTGTTCAACATACTTTATGCTGTGCTCCGCAAACAGGTTTATCGCAACAACGAATCTGTGACTCCGAACCCTCGGTCCCCTTTGGAGGACTATTCCCTCCACATCATCGACCTCCATACGGGCAGACTGTGTGATACCAGGTCCTTTAAATTTGACAAGATCATCCTGTCCCACAATCAGGGCCTCTACCTCTACAGAAACATTCTGGCCGTGTTGTCGGTCCAGCAGCAGACCATACATGTTTTTCAGGTAGTCTGATTTTTCTGGCATGACACACTAAATTACACAAAGCTATCAACTGCTGCTACAGAGAGGTCATTTGGAAAGCATCCTCTAATCATCGCCTGGTCTTTGCAGGTGACGCCAGAGGGAACATTTCTGGATGTTAGGACCATAGGACGGTTTTGTTATGAAGATGACCTCCTGACTCTTTTGACTGTTTATTCTGAGTCTGAGAGCCAGCCGGGCATCCCGCGTCTCTACACAGACAAAACAATCAACTCTCTTAAGCACAGGCTACTGGTCTACCTGTGGAGAAGGGCTGAACAGGATGGCAGTGCTACGGCCAAGAGGAGGTAGACAGTCTGACATTTTGGCTTATTTTACCCCTGGATTGGTTTCTTTTCAGCTCTTCCTGATTTTCTGCAGATTTTACCTAGAATTTTGGTTTTGTGTCTTATATTTGTTATTCAaatgtaccgtttttttctgggtttcggcaccaacaCTTTGAAGCAAACATTTTAGAGCTGCTTCAGGATACTTCATGTAAAAGCAGGATCTGTGCTAATCCTAAAGAATAACAGTGGAACTACTTAGGTTGACAATCTTTTTTGTAACACAGGTCAACATCCAAATTGTTCATATTTTGAAAACCATaagaaatgatgaaaatgtctgACTGCCCCCATCAatgcaataataaaatacatgaaatTAGATAAAATACCAGAGGTTAACGACTAATatgaaacaataataaatgtgAATTCACTGTTCAGTTTTGTAACCCCACATTAcacggtaccggtccgtggcccAGTGGTTGGAGACTGCTGGATTAGAATGTATTcctgacatttatttatgtttatttttggatttatatctattttttgcaACAGTATCT is part of the Syngnathus acus chromosome 6, fSynAcu1.2, whole genome shotgun sequence genome and encodes:
- the det1 gene encoding DET1 homolog — its product is MMDEDIPTIKPRRIQNQNVVYRLEKRRICSGRSGAHWYGVRCFHQNLFPNFTVVNVEKPPCFLRKFSPDGRCFIAFSSDQTSLEIYEYQGCQAAQDLLRGQESETLLTANDQRSLNIRGRLFERFFSLLHVTNVASNGEHLNRECSLFTDDCRYVIVGSAVYVPEEPQPYFFEVYRNNESVTPNPRSPLEDYSLHIIDLHTGRLCDTRSFKFDKIILSHNQGLYLYRNILAVLSVQQQTIHVFQVTPEGTFLDVRTIGRFCYEDDLLTLLTVYSESESQPGIPRLYTDKTINSLKHRLLVYLWRRAEQDGSATAKRRFFQFFDQLRRLRMWKMQLLDEHHLLIKYTSEDVVTLRVTDPSQPSFFAVYNMVSTEVLAVFENTSDQLLELFENFCDLFRNATLHSQAVQFPCSASSNNYARQVQRRFKDTIVHAKHGGHTEAVRRLLGQLPISAQSYSSSPYLDLSLFSYDDKWVSVMERPKTCGDHPIRFYARDSGLLKFKIQAGLLGRPVNHSVRRLVAFTFHPFEPFAISVQRTNAEYVVNFHMRHVYA